One Setaria viridis chromosome 5, Setaria_viridis_v4.0, whole genome shotgun sequence genomic region harbors:
- the LOC117856577 gene encoding uncharacterized protein At4g15970-like: MMHRLQDADIIWFRNPFRHFSVYADMSLSTDYFRDTFDPLNNELNTGLYYMKSTNRSIEMIRYWRAPWARFPDGNEQDVFNKIKHELVSKLQGRIEGLETAYFSGFCEFHDDLNRVCTMDANCCIGLANKVLDLKDKVADLRNYTALAPGERKKAGGFNKWTPPARCWKTIGRRV, translated from the coding sequence ATGATGCATCGCTTGCAGGACGCCGATATCATATGGTTTCGCAATCCGTTCCGGCACTTCTCCGTGTACGCCGACATGAGCTTGTCCACCGACTACTTCAGGGATACATTTGATCCCCTGAACAACGAGCTCAACACCGGGCTCTACTACATGAAGTCGACGAACCGGAGCATCGAGATGATCAGGTATTGGCGGGCGCCGTGGGCGAGGTTTCCCGACGGCAACGAGCAGGATGTGTTCAACAAGATCAAGCACGAGCTCGTCAGCAAGCTCCAGGGCAGGATCGAGGGGCTCGAGACGGCCTACTTCAGCGGGTTCTGCGAGTTCCACGACGACCTGAACAGGGTCTGCACCATGGACGCCAACTGTTGCATCGGGCTGGCAAACAAGGTGCTCGACCTCAAGGATAAAGTCGCGGATTTGAGGAATTACACGGCCCTGGCGCCGGGGGAGAGGAAGAAAGCAGGGGGTTTCAACAAGTGGACGCCCCCGGCTAGGTGCTGGAAGACAATCGGTAGGAGAGTGTAA